One window from the genome of Blastocatellia bacterium encodes:
- a CDS encoding hydrogenase formation protein HypD, translated as MKYIDEYRDARAAERYARAIARITTRPWTIMEVCGGQTHAIVKFGV; from the coding sequence ATGAAATACATTGATGAGTACCGCGACGCCAGGGCGGCTGAGCGATACGCCCGCGCCATCGCCCGGATCACAACGCGCCCGTGGACGATCATGGAAGTCTGCGGCGGGCAGACGCATGCCATCGTCAAATTTGGCGTAG
- a CDS encoding HypC/HybG/HupF family hydrogenase formation chaperone: MCLGVPGKIISISGDDPLTRMGKVSFGGIIKDVCLAYVPEAQVGDYVIVHVGFAISRLDEQEAQQVFEYLRQMDELRELEGGSA; encoded by the coding sequence ATGTGCTTAGGCGTTCCCGGAAAGATCATCAGCATCAGTGGCGACGATCCCCTCACGCGCATGGGTAAAGTGAGCTTCGGCGGCATCATCAAGGATGTCTGTCTCGCCTATGTCCCTGAGGCTCAGGTCGGCGATTACGTCATCGTGCACGTCGGGTTCGCCATCAGCCGACTGGATGAACAAGAAGCTCAACAAGTGTTTGAGTATCTGCGGCAGATGGATGAATTGCGAGAGCTGGAGGGAGGCTCCGCATGA